The Danio rerio strain Tuebingen ecotype United States chromosome 10, GRCz12tu, whole genome shotgun sequence genome contains a region encoding:
- the cnih2 gene encoding protein cornichon homolog 2 isoform X2: protein MFMCAGEWVTLGLNIPLLLYHLWRFFHRPADGSEVMYDPVSVMNADILNYCQKESWCKLGFYLLSFFYYLYSMVYALVSF from the exons ATGTTCATGTGTGCGGGGGAGTGGGTGACTCTGGGCCTTAACATCCCGCTGCTCCTCTATCACCTCTGGAG GTTTTTCCACCGTCCCGCAGATGGCTCTGAGGTTATGTACGATCCAGTGAGTGTGATGAATGCAGACATCCTGAATTACTGCCAAAAAGAGTCCTGGTGCAAGCTTGGCTTCTACCTTCTGTCCTTTTTCTACTATCTGTACAG TATGGTGTACGCTTTGGTCAGCTTCTAA